CTTCTTGCTACGGAAGGTGTCAAGATTGAATACACAACCGATGGAATCGCTGAGATCGCTAAACTAGCATTTCAGATGAATGAAAAAAATGAAAACATTGGGGCCAGAAGACTCAATACCATTATGGAAAAACTTTTGGAAGATACAAGTTTTGATGCTCCGGACCTTCCGCCGGACCAAAAACAAATTGTCATTAATGAAGGTTATGTGTCATCCAAACTAAAAGGAATTGTAGAAGATAAAGATTTAAGTCGCTTCATTCTGTAAGGAATGAGAACAAACAGGCGAAATATAATTTTCCCTGTTTGTTTTTATTTGTTTGTAACGAGTTCCACTCTTTCAAAACCGCGAAGCGAATTTCCGACAAGGATTTCGTCTGCCGTTTCTAAATCAGATTTAAAAAGGATCGTTTCTTTTACCCAACCTTTTTGAATCAGTGCTTCTCGAAAGACTCCAGGGAGCCCCCCTGTTTCCAGAGTTGGTGTGAACCAAACTTTTCCTTTGCGGAGAAAAAGATTTCGGATATTTGTTTCTAGGATTTGCCCGTTCGTATCAAACAAAATACAGTCATCGATTCCTTTGGTTTTACAATCTTCTAATTGTTCATTGTAGTAAGTCCGATTTGTGGTTTTGTGATACAAAAATAAATCTTTGGAATCCACTGGATGGTTTGCAAAACCAAGTCGAATGGTATGTCTTTTTTTTCCTTTGGTAAAAGCAAAGGTTTCTCCACGAAATTCCCCCCTTCCATTCAATAACAAACGAACTCGAAGAAGGCCTTTGGAAACATCGGATAAAGTTTTTAAAGTTGCTTCAGCATTTTCTTTTATAAATGGATACCCAAGGCGATTGGCAGATTCTTCCATTCTTCTTAGATGTAGATTTTTCAAGAAATAATGTCCATTATGGAATCTTAATGTTTCTAAGATTTCAAATTGAGGAAAATTGGGATTGGTGACGAATTTTAATTTGGAGAGACATTCCTCATACTCTGCCTCTGCATCCGAAAGTACGGTGATCCCACTTCCCACTCCGTAAATCCCAGTCCAAACTTTACCTTCGTTTTTTAAGTTCATAGTACGAATTGTGACACTCGAACGAATCCAAGGATTTCCATCTAACATTTCTGATACGAATAGAGCCCCTGTATAAAGTCCTCTATCACTATTTTCTAAACTTCGCAAAAGTTCAAAAGACCTACGTTTGGGCGCACCAATGACTGATCCGGAGGGAAACAGAGCTTTTAGGATGGTGAACCATAGAAAAGGTTCTTTGAGTTTCGCTTCCACTTTTGAAACCATTTGCCAAACTGTGATAAGGCCCTTAATTAAAAAAAGTTCTGTGACTTGCACCGTTCCTTGTTTGGCGATCCTTCCTAAATCATTTCGATAGAGATCTGTGATCATTACGTTTTCGGCTCGTTCTTTTGCAGAGGATTGTAGAATGGATTTGTTTTCTGCATCCTTCACCGAACTATTTCCACGAAGAATCGTTCCTTTCATTGGTTCTGTTTGGATCTTATCTCCCGAAACTTCGAAAAAAAGTTCAGGAGAAAAAGAAAGGATTCTCGAATCTTGGAATGGAAAGTAAGCAGAGTATTTTGTTTTTTGTTTTGATTTTAATGATTGGTAGTATAAAAACAAATCTCCCTCTATGGATAAGGATATAGGGAAACAAAGATTCAATTCATAACTTTCACCAAGTAGAAGTGCTTCTCTTGTTTTTTCCCATCTCTCCTTATAGGTTTCTTTGTTCCATAATACCTCTACCTTTTTTAGGTTTGTTTCCAGTGGTTCGATTAGAGTCGGGTTTGGGTATTGGATTCTTTTTTTTTGTTTGAAAATAGAATACTGGAGGAGGGGAGTTCCATCCCTCAGACCTGAGGATTTGAGATCCATTCCTTCGATGAAGAAAAATCCTAGTTCGAAAAAAAAAGTCCCACAAGGATAATAACCTTCCTCTCTTAATTTATCTAACTTGAATAAACTTTCTGTGATTGTTTCGGAAATTGGTTTTTGTTTTGAATAAGTGATTTGGACTTCTTCTTTTAAATCAAAGTACCAATCGGAGATCGTATAACCTGGTGTCGTTAGGGAATCTTCGAAAAGAAGACCACCGATGTTTCGGTATTCTTCTTCGAAAGATTCCCAAGTCATTGGATTTGTCTGTATCAAAACTCCATCTTTTGGAGAGCCTCTAACGGATAGTTGAGGTAAACCGTTGTAGTTTTTTTACTGGTTTGAATATCAAAACAATCGAGAGGATCAAGACCTAAGTTGTAAAAACCTTCATCAATCATTGCAATTCCAAAACCGGCACTTTCTTTTTCATCCAAAAAGTCTGGCCTAAAAAACTCAGCAGAGTTTCCTTGTTTTGCAAGTTCCGCATGCCTCTCCCGACTTTTGCGAATTCGATTAAGATCCATTCCCATGATTGGGGAATCGTTCCGAATCCTAATGTAAACAGAAGTAGGTCTAAGTTCTATTTTCATAGAAATTTTGAGGTCGTACTTTTTTACCTTTTCTCTAACGATAGTTAAGAAGTTTTTTTCATCGATGGAAAGGTTATGTTTTTTTGATTTTCTTTTGTCAGACAAAGTTAGAATTTTTTGAACTACTTTTTTGATTTTGTTTGGAACAATATAACGTTGCATAGCATCGCGTAATGGTTCTGTTTCTAAAATAATGTCGAGTAACTCTTCTGCTTCTTCTTCTGGAGTTTGTCCCTGTGCTGTGAGTTTATTTAACAGTTCATCTTGAAATATCACAAAACGCGTGTTTGCTTTTACTGCATTTAAGAGGGCTTCCATGAGACCGCTAAACAAATGAAATGAAGTGAGTGGGTTTGCTCCAACTCGGTTTAAGATTCCTTGAACCACTTCATTGACGATATCCCTTGTCGACTTGGTGAGTCCCTTTAGTTCAAAATGGAAATAGTCCTTTTGAATCAGTAGGTCCAAGTTTTCGATGATTTCAGTGCCTTTATATTTGATTTTCTCGTTTCCCATTGAGCTTCGCTAAACTTTTATGTTAAAAAAACGGGAAAAGACGGTTTTGTAAACCAGTTTTCATTCCCGTGACAAAGGATTGTGTCCATGAAAGAATTCCTTTTAAAAACTCCTGATTTAGGTGATACAGAAAAGATAGAATTGGTTCGTTGGCTCCGAAAGGTGGGTGATTCCGTTACAGTGGGGGACGAAATGATCGAACTTGTCACGGATAAAGCGGCATTTCCCGTAGAATCTCCCTATGCTGGAACCTTAAAAAAAATCTTAATTCCAGAAGGATCTGTAGTGAAAAAAGGAGATATCCTCGGAATCATGGATATTAACGAATGAAAATCCTACACATTTCCGACTTACATTTCCCGAAGAAACTTTCTTTGTTTTCTCTTCGTGGAAAGGCATTGGTTGGATACCTCAATTACAGATTGAGACGCAAATCAAAACACCCACTCGTATTGATTTCTGCGATGATTGAAGCAATTAGTAAATTAGAATATGATGCTCTTGTTATCTCTGGGGATTTGACAAATGTTTCTCATCCTCGTGAATTTGAAAATGCAAAAGAAATTTTAAGTCCCTTACTTACGGACAAAACGTTCATCATTCCTGGTAACCATGACCGCTACCAAAAAAGGGCAATTGGTCCAAATCCCTTATTTGAAAAAACTTTCGGAGAATGGATTGGAAACTCTCTAGATTCGAATTTATATATTCGTTCTAAAAACATTGGTGGAAAACTTTTTATTGGTTGGGACTCCAACTTTGCAATCCCTAGAATCACGGCCACAGGATATGTTGCACCAGAAGTTGTTCAAAAAACTCTCGGTTTGGTGAAAGAACCTTACGTTCTTGTTTGCCATCATCCTTTATGGAATCCAACCAATGAAATAGAATCCAAAGGTCACTGGATGGCAAACCGTGGAGAAGTGGTAAAACAGTTAAAAACCAACCCACCTTTCCTTTATTTACATGGGCATACTCATACCAACTGGGTCAAACTTCCAGGCAAAGATGCACCGTTTGCCATTGTGAATTCTGCATCCAGTACAAGACTCTCCGATAGAAGCCATGAATGTGGATTTCACATCATTGAAATAGAGAAGTCTGTCCAATACCGTCGTTTTATTTATTCAGAAGACAAATTCATTGAGACGAATCCGATTTTTTACGAAGAATCGGAAGGAGTCATCTAAAGGACAAATATGGCTAATTCAAAAATCGATTTAACAACCATCCAAAGACAACTTATGCAGGTGAAACATCCTGAGTTAAAAAAAGACATCGTAAGTTTGGGAATGGTTGCCGCAGTGACACCCACAGATGATGGGATTGAAATTTTAATTAAAACTCCGAACGCCGACAGACGATTACAAATTGGGCTTGAAGCACAAACAAGACAACTCATCTCCAAAATTGAAGGTGCAGGTAAGGTCAAAATTAAATTTGAAGTGGACCAAAACCTAAAAATGGAAGATGGGAACCGCATTTTTGGTGTTAAAAAGGTAATTGCCGTTGGGTCTGGAAAAGGTGGGGTGGGTAAATCCACTGTTACTGCAAACCTTGCCTCAACTTTGGCACGTAACGGAAAGAAGGTGGGAATTCTAGATGCCGATATCTA
Above is a window of Leptospira perdikensis DNA encoding:
- a CDS encoding metallophosphoesterase family protein → MKILHISDLHFPKKLSLFSLRGKALVGYLNYRLRRKSKHPLVLISAMIEAISKLEYDALVISGDLTNVSHPREFENAKEILSPLLTDKTFIIPGNHDRYQKRAIGPNPLFEKTFGEWIGNSLDSNLYIRSKNIGGKLFIGWDSNFAIPRITATGYVAPEVVQKTLGLVKEPYVLVCHHPLWNPTNEIESKGHWMANRGEVVKQLKTNPPFLYLHGHTHTNWVKLPGKDAPFAIVNSASSTRLSDRSHECGFHIIEIEKSVQYRRFIYSEDKFIETNPIFYEESEGVI
- a CDS encoding lipoyl domain-containing protein is translated as MKEFLLKTPDLGDTEKIELVRWLRKVGDSVTVGDEMIELVTDKAAFPVESPYAGTLKKILIPEGSVVKKGDILGIMDINE
- a CDS encoding bifunctional chorismate-binding protein/class IV aminotransferase, yielding MTWESFEEEYRNIGGLLFEDSLTTPGYTISDWYFDLKEEVQITYSKQKPISETITESLFKLDKLREEGYYPCGTFFFELGFFFIEGMDLKSSGLRDGTPLLQYSIFKQKKRIQYPNPTLIEPLETNLKKVEVLWNKETYKERWEKTREALLLGESYELNLCFPISLSIEGDLFLYYQSLKSKQKTKYSAYFPFQDSRILSFSPELFFEVSGDKIQTEPMKGTILRGNSSVKDAENKSILQSSAKERAENVMITDLYRNDLGRIAKQGTVQVTELFLIKGLITVWQMVSKVEAKLKEPFLWFTILKALFPSGSVIGAPKRRSFELLRSLENSDRGLYTGALFVSEMLDGNPWIRSSVTIRTMNLKNEGKVWTGIYGVGSGITVLSDAEAEYEECLSKLKFVTNPNFPQFEILETLRFHNGHYFLKNLHLRRMEESANRLGYPFIKENAEATLKTLSDVSKGLLRVRLLLNGRGEFRGETFAFTKGKKRHTIRLGFANHPVDSKDLFLYHKTTNRTYYNEQLEDCKTKGIDDCILFDTNGQILETNIRNLFLRKGKVWFTPTLETGGLPGVFREALIQKGWVKETILFKSDLETADEILVGNSLRGFERVELVTNK